In Falco biarmicus isolate bFalBia1 chromosome 5, bFalBia1.pri, whole genome shotgun sequence, a single genomic region encodes these proteins:
- the LOC130149974 gene encoding histone H2B 5-like, producing the protein MPEPAKSTSAPKKGSKKAVTKTQKKGDKKRHKSRKESYSIYVYKVLKQVHPDTGISSKAMGIMNSFVNDIFERIAGEASRLAHYNKRSTITSREIQTAVRLLLPGELAKHAVSEGTKAVTKYTSSK; encoded by the coding sequence ATGCCAGAGCCAGCAAAGTCCACCTCTGCGCCCAAAAAGGGCTCCAAGAAAGCGGTGACGAAGACCCAAAAGAAGGGCGATAAGAAGCGGCACAAGAGCAGGAAAGAGAGCTACTCCATCTATGTCTACAAGGTGCTGAAGCAGGTCCACCCCGACACCGGCATCTCCTCCAAGGCCATGGGCATCATGAACTCCTTCGTCAACGACATCTTTGAGCGCATTGCTGGAGAAGCCTCCCGCCTGGCCCATTACAACAAGCGCTCCACCATCACCTCCCGGGAGATTCAGACAGCTGTGCGTCTGCTGCTCCCAGGAGAGCTGGCCAAGCACGCCGTCTCGGAGGGCACCAAGGCCGTCACCAAGTACACGAGCTCCAAGTAG